CGAGGCGTCCACGCGGAATCCCTACGTGCACGGCGTGGTGGTGGACGTGGACCGGGAGACCGGCCGGAGCCTCCGCATCGAACGGATCCGCGAGCCCGCGGCGGTCGAGACGGAGGAAGAGCGGAGCGAAAGAGAATGACCGACCCCCGAGAGAAAAGGATCGACGGAAAGGCGCTGGCGGCGCGGATCGAGGAAGGGGTCCGGGCGGAGACGGAGAGGCTCCGGGCGCGGGGGGTTTTCCCCCGGCTGGTCTCCCTCGCGGTGAAGGACGCGGGCGCCGGGTTCGCGAGCTACATGCGTTCCCGGGAGAGGGCCTGCGCGCGCGTGGGGATCGAATCGGTGCTCGAGACGGTTCCCCTCCAAAACGCCGAGAGGGAGCTGGCGCGGGCGGTGATGCGCCTCAACGAGGACCGTTCGGTCCACGGCATCCTTCTCGGCCTCCCATTTCCTTCAGGAGTGAACGAAGAGGTCCTCTTCTCGTTGCTCGATCCGGAAAAGGACGTGGAGGGACAGCACCCGTGGAACGCGGGGCTTCTCGCCCTCGGCCGCCCTCGCTTCGCCCCCTGCACGGCGCTGGCGGTGCTGGAGATCCTGCAGGAGGAGGGGGTCCCGCTGGAGGGGACGGAGACGGTGATTCTGGGGAGGAGCCGCGTCGTGGGGGCGCCGCTCGCGAGCCTGCTCCTTCGAAAAGGAAAGGGGGGAGACGCGACGGTGACCGTTTGCCACTCCCGGACCCGGGATCTGCTCCATCACATCCGCCAGGCGGAGGTGCTCGTCGCCGCGGTGGGGCGACCGGAGTTCGTGCGGGGCGAGTGGCTCCGGGACGGGTCGGTGGTGATCGACGTGGGGACTCACGCGGTGGAGGATCCCTCGGCGAAGAAGGGATGGAGGA
This Candidatus Eisenbacteria bacterium DNA region includes the following protein-coding sequences:
- a CDS encoding bifunctional 5,10-methylenetetrahydrofolate dehydrogenase/5,10-methenyltetrahydrofolate cyclohydrolase; this translates as MTDPREKRIDGKALAARIEEGVRAETERLRARGVFPRLVSLAVKDAGAGFASYMRSRERACARVGIESVLETVPLQNAERELARAVMRLNEDRSVHGILLGLPFPSGVNEEVLFSLLDPEKDVEGQHPWNAGLLALGRPRFAPCTALAVLEILQEEGVPLEGTETVILGRSRVVGAPLASLLLRKGKGGDATVTVCHSRTRDLLHHIRQAEVLVAAVGRPEFVRGEWLRDGSVVIDVGTHAVEDPSAKKGWRMVGDVHYASAEPVASRITPVPGGVGPVTTAILLRATARAAAGREDG